One Synechocystis sp. LKSZ1 genomic window, AAAAAATTGACCGCCACCGGGCCAGTTAAAACGCGAGATCAACGAGGGTATCTAACAGGGCCGCCGCCTTAAAGCGATGGTCGAGATGGTGCTGGGCATAGTCCCGGAGCAAGTGTTCCAGGTCTATCCAGTATTTGTCTCGAAAGGCCCGGGCCAAGGTCGGAGGCAGGATTTGTTGGGGGTCTGGTAGGGTGGGCTCGGCTAGGTGTTGCAAGAGCATGAGGGTAAGGGCATTGATTTTGGCAACGCGGCCAGGAACCGGAAGTTCAATCAGGCCCCCTTGTTCGGCACTAAAACCAATACGCCAGTGACTATCGATGAAGTCCGGTGTGATCGGTTTTTGGCTTACACAACAGTGATGCACCTGGGGCGCAAAACCTTCCAGGGCCAATAAATGAAACAGGGCCTGGGCCAGGTATGCGTGTAGGGATTGCTCTGGGTGTAGCCGGGCCAAGCGTTGCAGATGTTCTTGCAAGAGATTATAGAGGTCTGTCTGGGCCTGGTTTTCGCTCCCCAGACGTAGAACCACTTCTACTAAATATTGACCGGCCGCCAGCTTGCCCACATCTTGGCTGAGATGCGGCGGACTCTGGAGACTGTCGATGTGTAAAATCCGGGCCAGGCTCCGCCCTTGACTGAGGTGAAACTGATTAGTGGCAAAAATTTCACAGCGGCCTCGCAGGGGAGATTTTCCCTGACGAGCACCGGGGGCCACCACTCGCATCAAACCACGCTCGGGGGACAGAATCGTTAAGAGACGGTCGGCTTCCCCCAGGGGCAGACTTTTAAGAATGATGCCGGTGACATCGTAACAGCGACTCATTCCAGGGCCCGTTGTTGTTGGAGCAGGTCTACCCCATGGGATGTCCCTAAACGGGTTGCGCCGGCTTCGATCAGGGCAATTGCCTGCTCTAGGGTGCGGATACCGCCCGAGGCCTTAATGCCGACCCGGACCTGGATTAAGCGGGCCAGAAACTGGACATCGGCCACGGTGGCCCCACCAAACCAACCCGTACTGGTTTTCAGATAGCTCGCCCCGGCATCTAGACAAATATCGGCGGCCAGGCGTTTTTCGGCTTCTGTCAGGCGAGACATTTCTAGAATGGCTTTGACCTTTTGTCCCGTCGCTTCACAAATTTGGGCGAGGTCTTGGTACACTTCATTAGTCAGGCCTGCTTTGAGCCAACCTTGGTTAATCACTACGTCCAATTCCGTGGCCCCGGCTTCTGTTGCCTCCTGGGCCTCGTAGAGTTTGCTGGCCGATGTACTGGCCCCACTGGGAAAACCAATCACGGCACAAACCGCCACCTTTTTCCCCCGTAACCGTTCTACGGCCTGAGGAACGGCACTGGGATAAACGCAAATAGCCGCAAAACGATGGTGCTCGGCCTGGTCACAGGCCCTGTTGAGATCCTCGGGGGTGGCGGTAGGGTCGAGGAGGGCATGGTCAATGTAGGGCGCAAGGTCGAGGGAACGAGCAAGGTCGGTCATGGTGGGAAAACGTTTAGGCCTGGCTTATATTTTGGCAGAAATGAGTCGGCCTCCCAAAGGCCAGGACATATTGATTTTTCGATAGATTAAACTGATTAGCAGACTCACGGCCCAAGTAAGTTTGATACAGTGGAGCCTGGGGAATTAGTCTAGCCATTATCGCGTTCGTGGGCGACTCCTCCCCAGCTTATCCCCATCCTTCACAGCTACTATGGTCTCGGAGACAGGGCAACTTCAACAGCCAGAGGCCCAGATTGATTGGTCAGCGGTTTGCCAGTCAATGCTGGAACGGTTCTTACCCCGTAATTCGGTCAATACCCAACCCCACAGTAAACAGGTGTTGTCCAAGGTGGTTCCCAAAACCCTCCGGATTACTCCTGTGCTCCGCAGGACGTCTGCTCAGGCTGCCTCGCCCAAGTATGGGCCCCAGGCTTTTTTGCACCATCTCATTGCCCAGGGCCTGGCTAAATCCAAGGGGAAACGCTTGGCAATTTTGGGAGAAGCGGGGACGGGAAAAACACTTTTTTTACAATATTTTGCCCATTGTCTTCTCCAGGAAAGCGAGGGCCAGAGCCTGCCCATCTGGATCAGCCCGGCCCAACTCAAGCAACTTTCGTTACGGGATTACTTGATGGGCCCCTGGCTAGAGCAGGCGGCCCAGGGCCACGTCCTTAGTCTGCCGCTGTGGCGACTCAGTTTTACCGAACAACTCCAGAGTGGACGGCTGTGGATTCTCGCCGATGGTTTTGATTACAGTTACGCTGACCTCGATACACCAACGCACCAAGGGCCGCTTTCGAGCCTGATGAGTTCCCTCCAGGATTGGTTTCGTCTTCATCTAGTGCTCACTTGCCGGCCCGAAACCCGTCAAAGTGACCCCAAGGGCCTGGTGGGGTTTGAGCGTTACCAAACGAGTCCCCTAGCTTATCCCGAAGAGGTGGAGCTGGCCATTGAGGATTGTTTGGCCCCCCAGGAAAGAGACTCCCCTGCTCCCCCTGAGCATCAAGATTTAGCCCAATCCCTACGCCAGGTTTTAGCCCAGGGCCAGCGAGAACATCTACGGCAGTGCCTGACTTCCCCCATCCGTTTGCTTCTCTGTTGCCGCTTTTGGCAGACTCGCCCCCCGGTCTTTCCCGCCAATCGGACGGCCCTCTATCGAGAGCTAAGTGAAGCCTTTTATCAGTGGAAAGCGGAATTAGTCTCTACCAATGGAGAACAACGCCAGAGCCTAGCCCAGGCCTTTGGCGAATTAGGTAAACGGGTACTGTTGGAAGACCGACCCAAGGACCAGTCCCTCTCCCAGGCAGATATGGAAGCGGTTTTCGGCAAAAATTCTCCCCTCCTACGCTTGGCCCTGCAACTCGGGTGGCTGATTCCCCGCGGCCTGGTGCGGGAAGGGGCCTGGGAA contains:
- the recO gene encoding DNA repair protein RecO; amino-acid sequence: MSRCYDVTGIILKSLPLGEADRLLTILSPERGLMRVVAPGARQGKSPLRGRCEIFATNQFHLSQGRSLARILHIDSLQSPPHLSQDVGKLAAGQYLVEVVLRLGSENQAQTDLYNLLQEHLQRLARLHPEQSLHAYLAQALFHLLALEGFAPQVHHCCVSQKPITPDFIDSHWRIGFSAEQGGLIELPVPGRVAKINALTLMLLQHLAEPTLPDPQQILPPTLARAFRDKYWIDLEHLLRDYAQHHLDHRFKAAALLDTLVDLAF
- the deoC gene encoding deoxyribose-phosphate aldolase, whose amino-acid sequence is MTDLARSLDLAPYIDHALLDPTATPEDLNRACDQAEHHRFAAICVYPSAVPQAVERLRGKKVAVCAVIGFPSGASTSASKLYEAQEATEAGATELDVVINQGWLKAGLTNEVYQDLAQICEATGQKVKAILEMSRLTEAEKRLAADICLDAGASYLKTSTGWFGGATVADVQFLARLIQVRVGIKASGGIRTLEQAIALIEAGATRLGTSHGVDLLQQQRALE